A DNA window from Rossellomorea marisflavi contains the following coding sequences:
- a CDS encoding YwbE family protein — protein MNGQQRVNIKPGIEVDIVLKKDQRSGALTRGIVKDILTNSPQHPHGIKVRLQDGQVGRVKQIITE, from the coding sequence ATGAACGGACAACAGCGTGTGAATATCAAACCGGGTATCGAAGTGGATATCGTCCTGAAGAAAGATCAGCGCTCCGGTGCGTTGACCAGGGGGATCGTCAAAGATATCCTGACCAATTCGCCTCAGCATCCGCACGGCATCAAGGTCCGCCTGCAAGACGGACAAGTGGGTCGCGTGAAACAGATCATAACGGAATAA
- a CDS encoding excisionase family DNA-binding protein, translated as MYLTIEETAEYLSLPVAYIESLILERKVRAVHDGERYLIYKEQFTHHLEQMEKMKRQLAEYWNEPIPEDPDVKDED; from the coding sequence ATGTATCTGACGATTGAAGAAACAGCAGAGTATCTTTCCCTCCCTGTCGCCTATATCGAAAGCCTCATCCTTGAACGGAAGGTCCGGGCTGTACACGATGGAGAGCGGTATTTGATCTATAAAGAGCAATTCACCCATCATCTTGAACAGATGGAGAAGATGAAGCGTCAGCTTGCCGAGTATTGGAATGAGCCGATACCGGAAGACCCTGATGTGAAAGACGAGGACTGA
- a CDS encoding diacylglycerol kinase, producing MKRARIIYNPTSGRELFKKHLAEVLIKLEQAGYETSVHATICEGDATKAAQIAVERRYDIVVAAGGDGTLNEVVNGLAEQDYRPKLGIVPMGTTNDFARALHIPRDISSAIDIITKGESIPVDIGRMNDRYFINIAGGGRITELTYEVPSKLKTMIGQLAYYLKGIEMLPSIKPTDVSIEYDGKLFEGEAMLFLIGLTNSVGGFEKLAPDASINDGLFSLLILKKTNLAEFIRIASMALRGDHVKDPHVIYTQANRIKIKAKEKVQLNVDGELGGVLPAEFENLYRHLQVFVPLDKIRPEDKAL from the coding sequence ATGAAACGAGCAAGAATTATATATAATCCTACTTCCGGGAGGGAGCTCTTCAAGAAGCATCTTGCCGAAGTACTGATCAAGCTGGAACAGGCAGGTTACGAAACCTCTGTCCATGCAACGATCTGTGAAGGGGATGCAACAAAGGCTGCTCAGATCGCCGTGGAGCGGCGTTATGATATCGTGGTGGCTGCAGGCGGGGACGGCACGCTCAATGAAGTCGTGAACGGTCTTGCCGAACAGGACTACCGTCCCAAGCTTGGGATCGTCCCTATGGGAACGACGAATGACTTTGCCAGGGCCCTCCATATTCCGAGGGATATCAGTTCTGCCATCGATATCATCACGAAGGGCGAGTCGATACCGGTCGATATCGGACGTATGAATGATCGCTACTTCATCAATATCGCAGGTGGCGGAAGGATCACGGAACTTACATATGAAGTGCCGAGCAAGCTGAAGACGATGATCGGACAGCTCGCCTATTACTTGAAAGGCATCGAAATGCTCCCTTCCATCAAGCCGACCGATGTATCGATCGAGTATGACGGGAAACTGTTCGAAGGGGAAGCGATGCTGTTTTTGATCGGTCTGACAAACTCTGTCGGCGGCTTTGAGAAGCTTGCCCCGGATGCGTCGATCAATGATGGATTATTCTCTTTGTTGATACTGAAAAAGACCAACCTGGCAGAATTCATCCGGATTGCGTCCATGGCCCTAAGAGGGGATCATGTCAAGGATCCGCACGTCATTTATACGCAGGCCAACCGCATCAAGATCAAGGCGAAGGAAAAAGTGCAGCTGAACGTAGACGGCGAGCTCGGTGGTGTCCTTCCAGCCGAATTCGAGAATCTTTACCGCCATCTCCAGGTGTTTGTCCCGTTAGATAAGATCCGACCGGAAGACAAGGCACTGTGA
- the rlmD gene encoding 23S rRNA (uracil(1939)-C(5))-methyltransferase RlmD, with product MKRIVPITKNEYIEDARFEDLTHDGNGVTKVEGFPIFVPDALPGETGRVKVVKVGKGFGFGRLVERHSDSPFRQEPPCPIYSECGGCQIQHMTYDGQLQAKEKNVRDVLERIGKLRDLPVHPVLGMEDPWRYRNKAQVPVGLQDGRLVAGFYQKRSHEIIDMDHCIIQYEKNDEVIQKVKDLCADLGIQPYNEQSHKGVLRHIMTRTAFTTGEVMVVIVTRTKDLPHKETLIKGLTESFSGLKSIVHNVNGKRTNVIMGDDTRVLWGEEVIHDSIGDVKFAISARSFYQVNPEQTKVLYDQALAFADLQGEETVIDAYCGIGTISLFLAQKAKKVYGVEIVPQAIEDARKNAALNGMDNVEFEAGPAEVVIPSWYEKGIKADVLVVDPPRKGCDEALLNTILSMKPKKVVYVSCNPATLARDLKILEAGGYRTKEVQPVDMFPQTMHCEAVARIEWEGDPHVSDD from the coding sequence ATGAAAAGAATAGTACCCATTACAAAAAATGAATATATAGAAGATGCACGATTCGAGGATTTGACCCATGATGGAAATGGCGTGACAAAAGTGGAGGGGTTCCCGATTTTCGTGCCGGACGCCCTTCCTGGGGAAACCGGTCGCGTCAAAGTTGTGAAGGTCGGAAAAGGCTTCGGATTCGGGCGCCTGGTGGAAAGGCACAGTGACAGTCCCTTCAGGCAGGAGCCTCCCTGTCCGATCTATTCGGAATGTGGCGGGTGCCAAATCCAGCATATGACGTATGACGGGCAGCTTCAGGCAAAAGAAAAGAACGTCCGCGATGTCCTCGAGAGAATCGGGAAGCTTCGCGATCTCCCTGTCCATCCTGTCCTTGGTATGGAAGATCCGTGGCGTTACCGTAACAAGGCACAGGTACCCGTCGGGCTTCAAGATGGCAGGTTGGTGGCCGGATTCTATCAGAAGCGAAGCCATGAAATCATTGATATGGATCACTGCATCATCCAGTACGAGAAGAATGATGAAGTGATCCAGAAGGTGAAGGATCTATGCGCAGACCTCGGGATCCAGCCTTATAATGAACAGTCTCATAAGGGTGTCCTCCGTCATATCATGACGAGGACCGCATTCACCACGGGTGAAGTCATGGTGGTCATTGTCACGCGGACCAAAGATCTTCCTCATAAAGAGACCTTGATCAAGGGGCTCACCGAATCGTTCAGCGGTTTGAAATCCATCGTCCACAATGTTAACGGCAAACGGACGAATGTGATTATGGGGGACGACACCCGGGTGCTCTGGGGAGAAGAAGTCATCCATGACAGCATCGGGGATGTGAAGTTCGCCATCTCGGCACGGTCATTCTATCAGGTGAATCCCGAGCAGACCAAGGTCCTTTATGATCAGGCTTTGGCATTTGCCGACCTGCAGGGAGAAGAAACAGTCATCGATGCCTACTGCGGAATCGGTACCATTTCATTATTCCTTGCGCAGAAGGCGAAGAAAGTGTATGGAGTGGAAATTGTCCCTCAGGCCATCGAGGATGCGCGGAAGAATGCGGCGTTGAACGGGATGGATAATGTAGAATTCGAGGCAGGTCCCGCCGAAGTCGTCATTCCTTCCTGGTATGAGAAGGGCATCAAAGCCGATGTCCTAGTCGTCGACCCTCCACGTAAAGGCTGCGATGAAGCACTCTTGAACACCATCCTTTCCATGAAGCCGAAGAAGGTGGTCTACGTGTCCTGCAACCCCGCCACCCTGGCAAGGGATCTGAAGATCCTTGAAGCAGGTGGCTACCGGACGAAAGAGGTACAGCCTGTGGATATGTTCCCGCAAACGATGCATTGCGAAGCCGTCGCGCGTATTGAATGGGAAGGGGACCCCCATGTATCTGACGATTGA
- a CDS encoding antibiotic biosynthesis monooxygenase family protein: MYIVHSTFNVPPEKADEVISIYQNRSGLVDQAEGFQRFLLLQNEKKSGEITVHMEWDTKKHFLTWVQGEDFKRIHELEKKYPDQGLAAIVPSIDKFKVVAY; the protein is encoded by the coding sequence ATGTATATCGTTCATTCAACATTCAATGTTCCGCCGGAAAAAGCCGATGAAGTCATCTCCATCTACCAAAATCGTTCCGGACTGGTGGATCAGGCGGAAGGATTTCAGCGCTTCCTGCTTTTGCAAAATGAGAAGAAGTCTGGGGAAATAACAGTACATATGGAATGGGATACAAAGAAACATTTCCTGACTTGGGTTCAGGGGGAAGATTTCAAGAGGATTCATGAGCTTGAGAAGAAATACCCGGATCAGGGGCTTGCTGCCATCGTGCCATCCATCGATAAGTTCAAGGTGGTGGCATACTGA